A portion of the Candidatus Babeliales bacterium genome contains these proteins:
- the tmk gene encoding dTMP kinase has protein sequence MPQLTNGILIAIEGIDGSGKSTLAYNLSTTLQEQNYDTLLTKEPGACDLGKEIREIIQIQNIAITPRAEYLLFAADRAQHFAEIIIPALTQKKLIISDRMADSSIAYQGYGNGLDFNMIHMINQWTMHSIVPHITIFVRVPVSIALDRAKNRGPLSAYEKREAFLQNVAAGFEDMYKNRTDVIIIDGTQPEKTIVSQTSTIITQWIHKKLH, from the coding sequence ATGCCACAATTAACCAACGGTATTTTAATTGCTATTGAAGGAATTGATGGTTCCGGAAAATCAACGCTTGCTTATAATCTATCAACTACACTGCAAGAACAAAATTATGATACATTACTCACCAAAGAGCCAGGCGCTTGTGATCTTGGTAAAGAAATTCGCGAAATAATTCAAATCCAAAATATAGCAATCACCCCCCGTGCTGAGTACTTACTCTTTGCAGCTGATCGCGCACAGCATTTTGCAGAAATTATTATTCCTGCACTGACGCAAAAAAAATTGATTATTTCTGATCGTATGGCAGATTCATCAATTGCATATCAAGGATATGGCAATGGACTTGATTTTAATATGATTCATATGATTAATCAGTGGACAATGCATTCAATTGTTCCCCATATCACCATCTTTGTTCGTGTTCCAGTTTCTATCGCCCTTGATCGCGCTAAAAATCGTGGTCCACTCTCGGCCTATGAAAAACGTGAAGCTTTTTTGCAAAATGTTGCGGCAGGTTTTGAAGACATGTATAAAAACCGTACTGATGTTATCATTATTGATGGAACTCAACCAGAAAAAACAATAGTATCACAAACAAGTACTATCATCACGCAATGGATACATAAAAAATTACACTAA
- a CDS encoding transporter: MKLIYFCFIFLFLTTFINGYRLPSLGLGYTNILDGGPTRPYPGGYWQQWIQYYTTQRFLDARGKALNNLSSPHFRGFATVTEFIYQFDYQLPLGGMPGFVLALPLTLYSKIEKNALDIQSSGPGFGNLYLSAYSQWNAIQLRGRQFFIHRLEVDFSIPMGKNKLPEKQINPSDSFFYCGANWAATLYISSTWNISWALHYIWNAHNEKINTQAGDVIYCNYSIAHELFSNFYLAAVGYALQQIHNDHVDGISVSNSRERVFGVGPGVAYFLSKDTVFFSYLYLEAGARNRTQGTNFISRLIMHF; the protein is encoded by the coding sequence ATGAAGCTTATATATTTCTGTTTTATTTTTTTATTTCTCACTACATTTATCAACGGATATCGCTTACCAAGTCTTGGTCTTGGGTATACTAATATTCTTGACGGTGGTCCTACTCGGCCATACCCGGGTGGTTATTGGCAACAATGGATACAATATTACACTACACAGCGTTTTTTAGATGCACGGGGAAAGGCCCTAAATAATCTTTCCTCTCCTCATTTTAGAGGTTTTGCTACGGTTACTGAATTTATTTATCAATTTGATTATCAATTACCTTTGGGTGGTATGCCAGGATTTGTTCTAGCATTGCCGCTAACACTTTATTCAAAAATTGAAAAAAATGCATTAGATATACAAAGTAGTGGACCTGGCTTTGGTAATCTTTATTTAAGTGCTTACTCACAATGGAACGCTATTCAACTACGAGGTCGCCAATTCTTTATTCATCGACTTGAAGTTGATTTTTCAATCCCTATGGGTAAAAATAAGTTGCCTGAAAAACAAATAAATCCTAGCGATTCATTTTTTTATTGTGGTGCTAATTGGGCTGCCACGCTCTATATTTCATCGACATGGAATATATCATGGGCATTACATTATATTTGGAATGCCCATAATGAAAAAATAAATACACAAGCCGGTGATGTAATTTATTGCAATTACAGTATAGCACATGAACTGTTTTCTAATTTTTATCTGGCAGCTGTTGGTTATGCTCTCCAACAAATACACAATGACCATGTAGATGGTATATCTGTTTCTAATAGTAGAGAGCGTGTATTTGGCGTAGGACCTGGTGTAGCATATTTTTTATCAAAAGATACTGTTTTTTTTAGCTATTTGTATCTTGAAGCTGGTGCGAGAAACAGAACACAAGGTACAAATTTTATTTCACGATTAATAATGCATTTTTAA
- a CDS encoding AMP-binding protein produces the protein MAIKQLKREQEQHVYDELYKTILYNGKLMFAGRLLQRAMQFHPDTIALIYHDKHITYKKLYALASALSIKIVKKYGIKARDRGIICFENSPEFYITYFALWQAGVIVAPVNTFLKEKELAHIITDAQPTIIMTSSDRIDLFKKTSVTLPPIVTELDIDDVDESLEVNDTVVDLDPEELAALLYTSGTTGLPKGVMLSSKNILTNVLQIASLLGKPADERIFGVLPLFHSFAQNTCVWASFFYGITIILVPKIERRFILEALQHKPTIFLGVPALYGLLCLMKTAPLDSVRLFVSGGDALPDKIRAAFGLIYRRKLANGYGLTETTPVISVNLDDETVPASNVGKPLIGITCAIRDEKEVDLKQGEIGVLWVKGDNIMLGYYNALQATHNVLKNGWLNTGDLAYIDKHGKIVITGREKDLIIHKGFNIYPQEIENVILLHPNVIRVGVVGQIDEDGEVPVAFVQLRSMHDYNERSLRTLCMQHLAAYKVPRQFFCDTKELATTATGKIDKKALRALLVQDV, from the coding sequence ATGGCAATTAAACAGTTGAAACGAGAACAAGAGCAACATGTCTATGATGAATTGTATAAGACAATCCTTTATAACGGCAAACTTATGTTTGCTGGAAGGTTATTACAGCGTGCTATGCAATTCCATCCTGATACTATAGCTCTTATTTATCACGACAAGCATATTACCTATAAAAAATTATATGCTTTGGCATCAGCGTTAAGTATAAAAATTGTTAAAAAATATGGTATAAAAGCTCGCGATAGGGGAATTATTTGCTTTGAGAATTCTCCTGAATTTTATATTACTTACTTTGCATTGTGGCAAGCTGGTGTGATTGTTGCACCTGTTAATACATTTTTAAAGGAAAAAGAACTAGCTCATATTATAACTGATGCACAACCAACAATAATTATGACTTCATCTGACCGCATCGACTTATTTAAAAAAACATCTGTTACGTTGCCGCCTATTGTTACTGAATTAGATATTGATGATGTAGATGAATCCTTAGAGGTAAACGATACTGTTGTTGATCTTGACCCTGAAGAATTGGCTGCATTGTTATATACATCCGGTACTACGGGGTTGCCAAAAGGAGTAATGTTAAGTTCCAAAAATATCCTTACTAATGTTTTACAAATTGCTTCTTTGTTAGGTAAACCTGCTGATGAACGAATTTTTGGTGTTCTGCCCTTGTTTCATAGCTTTGCTCAAAATACATGTGTGTGGGCAAGTTTTTTTTATGGAATTACTATTATTTTAGTGCCTAAAATTGAACGACGATTTATTCTTGAAGCATTGCAACATAAGCCAACTATCTTTTTAGGTGTTCCCGCATTATATGGTCTTTTATGTTTGATGAAAACTGCACCATTAGATTCGGTTCGTCTTTTTGTTTCTGGTGGCGATGCATTGCCTGATAAAATTCGTGCAGCATTTGGGTTAATTTATCGTAGAAAACTGGCTAATGGATATGGACTTACTGAAACAACTCCAGTGATTTCGGTCAATCTTGATGATGAAACAGTTCCGGCAAGCAATGTAGGAAAACCTCTTATTGGAATCACGTGTGCAATACGCGATGAAAAGGAAGTTGATCTAAAGCAAGGTGAAATAGGTGTTTTGTGGGTTAAAGGCGATAATATTATGCTTGGTTACTACAATGCATTACAAGCTACCCATAACGTATTAAAAAATGGTTGGCTTAATACCGGTGATCTTGCCTATATAGATAAACATGGAAAAATTGTTATTACCGGACGCGAAAAAGATCTTATTATTCATAAAGGTTTTAATATTTACCCACAAGAAATCGAAAATGTTATATTATTACATCCTAATGTTATAAGAGTCGGTGTTGTTGGTCAAATTGATGAAGATGGTGAAGTTCCCGTAGCATTTGTACAATTGCGCTCTATGCACGATTATAATGAACGTAGTTTACGTACATTATGTATGCAACATTTAGCTGCTTATAAAGTTCCGCGACAATTTTTTTGTGATACTAAAGAACTTGCAACAACAGCAACGGGTAAAATTGATAAAAAAGCTTTGAGAGCTTTATTAGTTCAAGATGTTTAA
- a CDS encoding transglycosylase domain-containing protein, whose product MSAFIGGAIFFIIHNYTIDFSILTRHDSACPSLLLDDEGNEWGRFQLDRRDPIDGVCLPEHVINAFIAAEDWDFFTHAGISLKGIIRSVIVNMYYGRKVQGASTITQQLVKLLFFDSRKTFTRKIKEQLYAIIVEQQLTKEQILHTYLNHVCFGCGIYGIEAASQRFWSKNAHDISIDQAATLAGIIRSPTRYCPLVYPLSAQKQRDVILRKMKNLHFITSEEYENALTCSVVIKDKNCDYFAPHIKEMLRISLERIIGKRMLYTGGLHIQTTINKQMQITAQNTFRTEMIALREKFGNEIDGGFITLDCKTGEIKALVGGFDFITSKFNRVDQAPRQIGSIFKPLIYTEAIKKGLTFADTEIDEPLELIQHNTLWAPKNHNNKFNGKVTLAYALSHSSNIVSIKTLLKIGPHLVINLAKKCRMKSNFHAYPSLALGCVDTTLIEAAGMFNIFANNGIYVEPHPLLWVKDRWGTRIYKTMVDSERVIESHIVGQVSSVLRLGPERVKTVYGAQNWIKSEMISKTGTTNDSRTCWFIGSTPEITTALWIGRDDNLPIGKNVFPIHTSFPIWLAFNRAVDTVKKTFSYDSLLQEKIINERTGELSSLGKPEAISILM is encoded by the coding sequence ATGAGTGCTTTTATAGGTGGCGCTATCTTTTTTATAATTCATAATTACACTATTGATTTTTCTATTTTAACACGACACGATTCAGCATGCCCATCATTACTACTAGATGATGAAGGTAATGAATGGGGACGATTTCAGTTAGATCGACGTGATCCTATCGATGGGGTATGTTTACCCGAACATGTTATTAATGCATTTATTGCAGCAGAAGATTGGGATTTTTTTACACATGCAGGCATTTCATTAAAAGGTATTATTCGATCTGTTATAGTTAATATGTATTATGGACGTAAGGTTCAGGGTGCAAGCACTATTACACAACAATTAGTTAAGTTACTATTTTTTGATTCACGAAAAACATTTACGCGGAAAATAAAAGAACAATTATATGCAATAATTGTTGAACAACAGTTAACTAAAGAACAAATTTTACATACGTACCTCAATCATGTCTGTTTTGGTTGTGGTATTTATGGTATAGAAGCTGCTAGTCAAAGATTTTGGTCTAAAAATGCGCATGACATTTCAATCGATCAAGCAGCAACACTTGCAGGAATTATTCGTTCACCTACACGATATTGTCCTTTAGTTTATCCACTCTCAGCCCAAAAACAACGTGATGTTATTTTAAGAAAAATGAAAAATTTACATTTTATTACTTCAGAAGAATATGAAAATGCATTGACATGTAGTGTAGTAATAAAAGATAAAAATTGTGATTATTTTGCGCCACATATTAAAGAAATGTTACGTATCTCATTAGAGCGTATTATTGGTAAAAGAATGCTTTATACCGGAGGGCTACATATTCAAACAACAATTAATAAGCAAATGCAAATTACTGCACAAAATACTTTTCGTACAGAAATGATAGCATTGCGTGAAAAATTTGGAAATGAAATTGATGGTGGTTTTATTACACTTGATTGCAAAACGGGAGAAATAAAAGCATTAGTTGGTGGATTTGATTTTATCACATCAAAATTTAATAGAGTCGATCAAGCACCTCGACAAATAGGATCTATATTTAAACCATTAATTTATACTGAGGCAATAAAAAAAGGGTTAACATTTGCCGATACTGAAATTGATGAACCTCTTGAGTTAATCCAACATAACACGCTCTGGGCACCGAAAAATCATAATAACAAATTTAATGGAAAAGTTACTTTAGCATATGCACTATCACATTCAAGCAATATTGTGAGTATAAAAACATTATTAAAAATTGGACCCCATCTAGTCATTAATCTGGCAAAAAAATGTCGCATGAAAAGTAACTTTCATGCGTATCCTTCCTTGGCCCTTGGCTGTGTTGATACAACACTAATTGAAGCTGCAGGTATGTTTAATATTTTTGCCAATAATGGTATATATGTCGAACCGCATCCATTATTATGGGTTAAAGATAGATGGGGTACACGTATTTATAAAACTATGGTTGATAGTGAACGTGTCATTGAAAGCCATATAGTTGGACAAGTGAGCTCAGTATTACGCTTAGGCCCTGAGCGAGTAAAAACCGTATACGGAGCGCAAAATTGGATTAAATCTGAGATGATCAGCAAAACCGGCACAACAAATGATTCTCGTACATGTTGGTTTATTGGCTCAACACCAGAAATAACAACTGCATTGTGGATCGGCCGTGACGATAATCTCCCCATAGGAAAAAACGTATTTCCTATTCATACGTCATTTCCCATTTGGCTTGCATTTAATCGTGCCGTTGATACAGTTAAAAAAACATTTTCTTATGATTCTTTATTGCAAGAAAAAATCATTAATGAACGTACTGGTGAGTTATCATCATTAGGCAAACCGGAAGCAATCTCTATTTTAATGTAA
- the prmC gene encoding peptide chain release factor N(5)-glutamine methyltransferase, translating to MNTNYDVMYYINDIRHKIASVYDDDTLCQQYAWWILQAICEKTKTELVMQASLMISLEQKKKINQWIQQLVEDKIPIQYLLGSVPFADCDILVEPPILIPRPETEEWSLYLIEQLRLLNNKKIKILDLATGSGCIAIAFAHHLPQSLVVATDVSNVALMLTEKNIEHNVIRNIICIQSDLFTSIPRGMLFDMIISNPPYIASSELSDLDDTVRLWEDHNALIAADNGLAIIKEIIVRAPYFIQTNDEMCSKNIPQIVIEIGYTQGVVVKKLMLAAGYNDIFIHKDLEGKDRFITGRVDYVANSYP from the coding sequence ATGAATACTAATTACGACGTCATGTATTATATTAATGATATTCGGCATAAAATTGCTTCAGTCTATGATGATGATACACTTTGCCAACAATATGCATGGTGGATATTGCAGGCAATTTGTGAAAAAACAAAAACAGAGCTAGTTATGCAGGCAAGCTTGATGATAAGTTTGGAACAAAAGAAAAAGATTAATCAATGGATACAGCAGCTTGTAGAAGATAAAATACCCATACAATATTTGCTAGGTTCTGTTCCTTTTGCTGATTGTGATATTTTAGTTGAACCTCCGATACTCATTCCGCGCCCAGAGACAGAAGAGTGGTCTCTTTATCTTATTGAGCAGCTGAGGTTGCTTAATAATAAAAAAATAAAAATTTTAGATTTAGCAACAGGATCAGGCTGTATTGCTATTGCTTTTGCGCATCATTTACCGCAATCATTAGTAGTTGCTACAGATGTGTCGAATGTGGCACTCATGTTGACAGAAAAAAATATTGAACATAACGTTATACGCAATATAATCTGCATACAATCTGATCTTTTTACATCAATTCCGCGTGGAATGTTATTTGATATGATTATTTCTAATCCTCCTTATATTGCATCATCTGAATTGAGCGATCTCGATGATACAGTCAGATTATGGGAGGATCACAACGCATTGATTGCTGCGGATAATGGTCTTGCAATTATTAAAGAAATTATTGTACGTGCGCCTTATTTTATTCAAACTAATGATGAAATGTGTAGTAAAAATATTCCACAAATTGTTATTGAAATTGGCTACACACAAGGAGTCGTCGTTAAAAAATTAATGCTGGCTGCAGGGTATAACGATATTTTTATTCATAAAGATTTAGAAGGAAAAGACCGTTTTATTACCGGGAGAGTAGATTATGTGGCCAATTCCTACCCTTAA
- the ftsY gene encoding signal recognition particle-docking protein FtsY, with translation MFSFIKNKLHKIFSTVTSKLGSFFNRTIIDEAALKELEILLISSDVGVATTRSIITLIKEQVGTGAIDGTRLKSCLHAILLNILLKNEGSSINSQRIFLFVGINGSGKTTSIGKLAYMYAQQGKKVLLVAADTFRAAAYEQLNEWALKSNVDIVCGKEGQDPASLVFQGCEKFKAEHYDILIIDTAGRLQTKINLMHELAKIKKSVQKQLPDQRVVTLLTIDAMLGQNSFEQAKLFKESTDVTGIVLTKMDGTGKGGIVFAIAQELAIPVIFLTFGEKSDHIKLFNAKEYVTELLG, from the coding sequence ATGTTTAGTTTTATCAAAAATAAATTACACAAGATATTTAGCACGGTTACCTCTAAATTGGGTTCATTTTTTAATCGCACGATTATTGATGAAGCCGCGCTTAAAGAATTAGAAATTCTACTCATATCCAGCGATGTAGGTGTTGCAACAACACGATCAATTATTACTCTAATAAAGGAACAAGTTGGTACTGGCGCTATAGATGGTACACGGCTAAAATCATGTTTACATGCTATTCTTTTAAATATTCTACTTAAAAATGAAGGTTCTAGCATTAATTCACAAAGAATATTTCTTTTTGTTGGTATCAATGGCAGCGGAAAAACGACAAGTATTGGTAAATTAGCATACATGTATGCGCAGCAAGGTAAAAAAGTTCTTTTGGTAGCGGCAGATACATTTCGTGCGGCAGCATACGAACAGCTTAATGAATGGGCATTAAAATCTAACGTTGATATTGTATGCGGTAAGGAAGGTCAAGACCCTGCATCATTAGTGTTTCAAGGATGTGAAAAGTTTAAAGCTGAGCATTATGATATTTTAATTATTGATACTGCAGGCAGATTACAAACAAAAATTAATTTAATGCATGAACTTGCAAAAATAAAGAAATCTGTTCAAAAACAACTTCCTGATCAGCGTGTTGTTACATTATTGACTATTGATGCCATGCTCGGTCAAAACTCTTTTGAGCAGGCAAAGCTTTTTAAAGAAAGCACTGATGTTACTGGTATTGTTTTAACCAAAATGGATGGTACGGGAAAAGGTGGGATCGTTTTTGCTATTGCACAAGAACTGGCTATTCCTGTTATTTTTTTAACTTTTGGTGAAAAATCTGATCATATAAAATTATTTAATGCTAAAGAATATGTAACGGAGCTTTTGGGATAA
- a CDS encoding endonuclease/exonuclease/phosphatase family protein produces MKNNISISISILMLLPMGAITTTIKGELTMASYNITHGKKNNWPKRQPGVCNLIQKINADIYCLQEIIKDNQQLDSIQTALSNYKYVGKPRSSGIKGLSLWHRFVMNFAQDEYCPIFYNPTKINILAHDTFGINGDQWTSALLPRICTWAHCKEITTGKEFYVYNTHLDHKDQEKRLMQIKLILNDTKKRCGNTPTIITGDFNTTVTFEVEKIFSDADFIHARTVAHTVEGSTVTHIKGGKGFECDHIMIKPKDAFAIQCYKIFDKTISDTTSDHNPISMIFSLN; encoded by the coding sequence ATGAAAAACAATATATCAATAAGCATATCTATTCTCATGTTGCTGCCAATGGGCGCTATCACAACAACTATTAAGGGCGAATTGACTATGGCAAGCTATAATATAACGCATGGTAAAAAAAATAATTGGCCAAAACGACAACCTGGAGTTTGCAATCTTATTCAAAAAATCAACGCTGATATATATTGCTTACAAGAAATTATTAAAGATAATCAACAACTTGATTCTATACAAACAGCTCTTTCCAATTATAAATATGTGGGCAAACCGCGAAGCTCAGGGATAAAAGGATTATCTTTATGGCATCGCTTTGTTATGAATTTTGCACAAGATGAGTATTGTCCTATTTTTTATAATCCAACAAAAATAAATATCCTTGCTCATGACACTTTTGGCATCAATGGTGACCAATGGACGTCGGCATTATTACCACGTATTTGTACATGGGCGCATTGTAAAGAAATAACAACAGGAAAAGAATTTTATGTTTATAATACTCACCTTGACCATAAAGACCAAGAAAAACGACTTATGCAAATTAAGCTTATTCTTAATGATACTAAAAAACGTTGTGGTAATACGCCAACAATAATAACGGGCGATTTTAATACAACAGTTACGTTCGAAGTAGAAAAAATATTTTCCGATGCTGATTTTATTCATGCAAGAACAGTAGCACATACCGTAGAAGGCAGCACAGTAACTCATATTAAGGGCGGCAAAGGCTTTGAATGTGATCATATCATGATTAAACCAAAGGATGCATTTGCTATACAATGTTATAAAATATTTGATAAAACAATTAGCGATACAACAAGTGACCACAATCCGATCAGTATGATATTCTCACTTAATTAA
- a CDS encoding ferredoxin, whose translation MKNVTIEPGCISCGSCQFIAPDVFEVTDVSRVKAGVDMQKFEQSIRKAAAKCPVQVIAIEEE comes from the coding sequence ATGAAAAATGTAACAATAGAGCCGGGATGTATTAGTTGTGGATCATGTCAATTTATAGCGCCAGACGTATTTGAAGTGACCGATGTTTCACGTGTCAAAGCTGGAGTAGATATGCAAAAATTTGAACAATCTATTAGAAAAGCAGCAGCAAAATGTCCTGTGCAAGTTATTGCTATAGAAGAAGAGTAA